Proteins encoded together in one Microcebus murinus isolate Inina chromosome 18, M.murinus_Inina_mat1.0, whole genome shotgun sequence window:
- the VMA12 gene encoding vacuolar ATPase assembly protein VMA12 isoform X3 yields the protein MASSLVAGERLIRALGPGGELEPEKLPRKLRAELEAALGKKHGGGDSSSSSSGPQRLVSFRLIRDLHRHLRERGSTLYLHELLEGSEIYLPEVVKPPRNPELVARLEKIKIQLANEEYKRITRNVTCQDSRHGGTLSDLGKQVAAAFVCTYLGSQYIFTEMAPRVLAALIVASVVGLAELFVMVRAMEGELGEL from the exons ATGGCGTCTTCCTTGGTGGCGGGCGAGCGATTGATACGCGCTTTAGGGCCGGGCGGGGAGCTGGAGCCAGAGAAGCTGCCCCGAAAGTTGCGGGCCGAGCTTGAGGCCGCGCTGGGGAAGAAGCACGGGGGAGGTGACAGCTCCAGCAGTTCCAGCGGCCCCCAACGCTTGGTTTCCTTCCGTCTGATCCGGGATCTACATCGGCACCTGAGAGAAAGGG GTTCCACACTATACCTTCATGAGCTCCTGGAAGGCAGTGAAATCTATCTCCCAGAGGTTGTTAAGCCTCCCCGG AACCCAGAGCTAGTTGCCCGGCTGGAGAAGATTAAGATACAGCTGGCCAATGAGGAATATAAGCGGATCACCCGCAATGTCACCTGTCAA gaTTCAAGGCATGGTGGGACTCTCAGTGACCTGGGAAAGCAAG TGGCAGCTGCATTTGTCTGCACTTACCTTGGAAGCCAGTATATCTTCACAGAAATGGCCCCG CGGGTGCTGGCTGCATTGATCGTCGCCTCAGTGGTGGGTCTGGCCGAGCTCTTTGTCATGGTGCGGGCAATGGAAGGCGAGTTGGGAGAGCTATAA
- the VMA12 gene encoding vacuolar ATPase assembly protein VMA12 isoform X2, whose product MASSLVAGERLIRALGPGGELEPEKLPRKLRAELEAALGKKHGGGDSSSSSSGPQRLVSFRLIRDLHRHLRERGSTLYLHELLEGSEIYLPENPELVARLEKIKIQLANEEYKRITRNVTCQDSRHGGTLSDLGKQVRSVKALVIAVFNFIVTVAAAFVCTYLGSQYIFTEMAPRVLAALIVASVVGLAELFVMVRAMEGELGEL is encoded by the exons ATGGCGTCTTCCTTGGTGGCGGGCGAGCGATTGATACGCGCTTTAGGGCCGGGCGGGGAGCTGGAGCCAGAGAAGCTGCCCCGAAAGTTGCGGGCCGAGCTTGAGGCCGCGCTGGGGAAGAAGCACGGGGGAGGTGACAGCTCCAGCAGTTCCAGCGGCCCCCAACGCTTGGTTTCCTTCCGTCTGATCCGGGATCTACATCGGCACCTGAGAGAAAGGG GTTCCACACTATACCTTCATGAGCTCCTGGAAGGCAGTGAAATCTATCTCCCAGAG AACCCAGAGCTAGTTGCCCGGCTGGAGAAGATTAAGATACAGCTGGCCAATGAGGAATATAAGCGGATCACCCGCAATGTCACCTGTCAA gaTTCAAGGCATGGTGGGACTCTCAGTGACCTGGGAAAGCAAG TGAGATCAGTGAAGGCTCTGGTAATTGCCGTCTTCAACTTCATTGTCACAGTGGCAGCTGCATTTGTCTGCACTTACCTTGGAAGCCAGTATATCTTCACAGAAATGGCCCCG CGGGTGCTGGCTGCATTGATCGTCGCCTCAGTGGTGGGTCTGGCCGAGCTCTTTGTCATGGTGCGGGCAATGGAAGGCGAGTTGGGAGAGCTATAA
- the VMA12 gene encoding vacuolar ATPase assembly protein VMA12 isoform X1, with the protein MASSLVAGERLIRALGPGGELEPEKLPRKLRAELEAALGKKHGGGDSSSSSSGPQRLVSFRLIRDLHRHLRERGSTLYLHELLEGSEIYLPEVVKPPRNPELVARLEKIKIQLANEEYKRITRNVTCQDSRHGGTLSDLGKQVRSVKALVIAVFNFIVTVAAAFVCTYLGSQYIFTEMAPRVLAALIVASVVGLAELFVMVRAMEGELGEL; encoded by the exons ATGGCGTCTTCCTTGGTGGCGGGCGAGCGATTGATACGCGCTTTAGGGCCGGGCGGGGAGCTGGAGCCAGAGAAGCTGCCCCGAAAGTTGCGGGCCGAGCTTGAGGCCGCGCTGGGGAAGAAGCACGGGGGAGGTGACAGCTCCAGCAGTTCCAGCGGCCCCCAACGCTTGGTTTCCTTCCGTCTGATCCGGGATCTACATCGGCACCTGAGAGAAAGGG GTTCCACACTATACCTTCATGAGCTCCTGGAAGGCAGTGAAATCTATCTCCCAGAGGTTGTTAAGCCTCCCCGG AACCCAGAGCTAGTTGCCCGGCTGGAGAAGATTAAGATACAGCTGGCCAATGAGGAATATAAGCGGATCACCCGCAATGTCACCTGTCAA gaTTCAAGGCATGGTGGGACTCTCAGTGACCTGGGAAAGCAAG TGAGATCAGTGAAGGCTCTGGTAATTGCCGTCTTCAACTTCATTGTCACAGTGGCAGCTGCATTTGTCTGCACTTACCTTGGAAGCCAGTATATCTTCACAGAAATGGCCCCG CGGGTGCTGGCTGCATTGATCGTCGCCTCAGTGGTGGGTCTGGCCGAGCTCTTTGTCATGGTGCGGGCAATGGAAGGCGAGTTGGGAGAGCTATAA
- the POLDIP2 gene encoding polymerase delta-interacting protein 2 has translation MAGCAARRALAVGSRWWSRSLTGARGLRPLCAAGGAGAFPPVATTTTRRHLSSRNRPEGKVLETVGVFEVPKQNGKYETGQLFLHSVFGYRGVVLFPWQARLYDRDVASAAPEKAENPAGHGSKEVKGKTHTYYQVLIDARDCPHISQRSQTEAVTFLANHDDSRALYAIPGLDYVSHEDILPYTSTDQVPIQHELFERFLLYDQTKAPPFVARETLRAWQEKNHPWLELSDVHRETTENIRVTVIPFYMGMREAQNSHVYWWRYCIRLENLDSDVVQLRERHWRIFSLSGTLETVRGRGVVGREPVLSKEQPAFQYSSHVSLQASSGHMWGTFRFERPDGSHFDVRIPPFSLESNKDEKTPPSGLHW, from the exons ATGGCTGGCTGTGCAGCCCGGCGGGCCCTAGCCGTGGGCAGCCGCTGGTGGTCCCGGTCATTGACCGGGGCCCGGGGGCTGAGACCGCTCTGTGCAGCGGGTGGAGCCGGGGCCTTCCCGCCAGTGGCGACCACGACGACGCGGAGGCACCTCTCGTCCCG AAACCGACCAGAGGGCAAAGTGTTGGAGACAGTTGGTGTGTTTGAGGTGCcaaaacagaatggaaaatatGAGACTGGGCAG CTTTTCCTTCATAGTGTTTTTGGCTACCGCGGTGTCGTCCTGTTTCCCTGGCAGGCCCGACTGTATGATCGGGATGTGGCTTCTGCAGCTCCAGAAAA agCTGAGAACCCTGCCGGCCACGGCTCTAAGGAGGTGAAAGGCAAAACTCACACTTACTATCAGGTGCTGATTGATGCCCGTGACTGCCCACATATA TCTCAGAGATCTCAGACAGAAGCTGTGACCTTCTTAGCCAACCATGATGACAGCCGGGCCCTCTATGCCATCCCCG gcctgGACTATGTCAGCCATGAAGACATCCTCCCCTACACCTCCACGGATCAGGTTCCCATCCAACATGAACTCTTTGAAAGATTTCTTCTATATGACCAGACAAAAG CACCCCCTTTTGTGGCTCGGGAGACGCTACGGGCCTGGCAAGAGAAGAATCATCCCTGGCTAGAGCTCTCTGATGTCCACCGGGAAACAACGGAGAACATCCGTGTCACTGTCATCCCCTTCTACATGGGCATGAGG GAAGCCCAGAATTCCCATGTCTACTGG TGGCGCTACTGCATCCGCTTGGAGAACCTCGACAGTGACGTGGTACAGCTCCGGGAGCGGCACTGGAGGATATTCAGTCTCTCTGGCACCTTGGAGACAGTGCGAGGCCGAGGGGTAGTGGGCAGG GAACCAGTATTATCCAAGGAGCAACCAGCGTTCCAGTACAGCAGCCACGTCTCCCTGCAAGCTTCTAGTGGGCACATGTG GGGCACGTTCCGCTTTGAGAGACCTGATGGCTCCCACTTTGATGTCCGgatccctcccttctccctggaaAGCAATAAAGATGAGAAGACACCACCCTCAGGCCTTCACTGGTAG
- the TNFAIP1 gene encoding BTB/POZ domain-containing adapter for CUL3-mediated RhoA degradation protein 2, translating to MSGDTCLCPASGAKPKLSGFKGGGLGNKYVQLNVGGSLYYTTVRALTRHDTMLKAMFSGRMEVLTDKEGWILIDRCGKHFGTILNYLRDDTITLPQNRQEIKELMAEAKYYLIQGLVNMCQAALQDKKDSYQPVCNIPVITSLKEEERLIESSTKPVVKLLYNRSNNKYSYTSNSDDHLLKNIELFDKLSLRFNGRVLFIKDVIGDEICCWSFYGQGRKLAEVCCTSIVYATEKKQTKVEFPEARIYEETLNVLLYETPRVPDNSLLEATSRSRSQASPSEDEESFELRDRVRRIHVKRYSTYDDRQLSHQSAHRD from the exons ATGTCAGGGGATACCTGTCTGTGCCCAGCCTCGGGGGCCAAGCCCAAGCTAAGCGGCTTCAAGGGAGGAGGGCTAGGCAACAAGTATGTCCAGCTCAACGTGGGTGGTTCCCTGTACTACACCACCGTGCGGGCGCTAACCCGCCATGACACCATGCTCAAGGCCATGTTCAGCGGGCGCATGGAGGTGCTAACCGACAAAGAAG GCTGGATCCTCATAGACCGATGTGGAAAGCACTTTGGCACCATTTTGAATTACCTCCGAGATGACACCATCACTCTCCCTCAAAACCGGCAAGAAATCAAGGAATTGATGGCAGAAGCAAAATATTACCTCATTCAGGGGCTGGTGAACATGTGCCAGGCGGCTCTGcag GACAAGAAGGACTCCTACCAGCCTGTGTGCAACATCCCCGTCATCACATccctgaaggaggaggagaggctcATCGAGTCCTCCACCAAG CCCGTGGTGAAGCTGCTGTACAACAGAAGCAACAACAAGTATTCCTACACCAG CAACTCCGACGACCACCTGCTGAAGAACATTGAGCTGTTTGACAAGCTCTCCTTGCGCTTCAATGGCCGAGTGCTCTTCATCAAGGACGTGATCGGTGATGAGATCTGCTGCTGGTCTTTCTATGGCCAGGGTCGCAAGCTGGCAGAGGTGTGCTGCACTTCCATCGTGTATGCCACGGAGAAGAAGCAGACCAAG GTGGAGTTCCCAGAGGCCCGAATCTATGAGGAAACACTCAATGTCCTACTGTACGAGACTCCCCGCGTCCCTGACAACTCCTTGTTGGAGGCCACAAGCCGTAGCCGCAGCCAGGCCTCCCCCAGTGAAGATGAGGAGAGCTTTGAACTGCGGGACCGTGTCCGCCGCATCCACGTCAAACGCTATAGCACATACGATGACCGGCAGCTCAGCCACCAGTCTGCCCATCGCGACTGA
- the IFT20 gene encoding intraflagellar transport protein 20 homolog, which yields MAKDILGEAGLHFDELNKLRVLDPEVTQQTIELKEECKDFVDKIGQFQKIVGGLIELVDQLAKAAENEKMKAIGARNLLKSIAKQREAQQQQLQALIAEKKMQLERYRVEYEALCKVEAEQNEFIDQFIFQK from the exons ATGGCTAAGGACATCCTGGGTGAAGCAGGCCTGCACTTTGATGAGCTGAACAAGCTGCGGGTGTTGGACCCAGAGGTTACCCAGCAGACCATAGAGCTCAAGGAAGAGTGCAAGGACTTTGTGGACA AAATTGGCCAGTTTCAGAAAATAGTTGGTGGTTTAATTGAGCTTGTTGACCAACTTGCAAAAGCAGCAGAAAACGAGAAGATGAAG GCCATCGGTGCTCGGAACTTGCTCAAATCTATAGCAAAGCAGAGAGAAGCCCAACAGCAGCAACTTCAAGCACtaatagcagaaaagaaaatgcagctaGAAAG gtATCGGGTTGAATATGAAGCTTTGTGTAAAGTAGAAGCAgaacaaaatgaatttattgaccaatttatttttcagaaatga